A segment of the Deinococcota bacterium genome:
CGGCTACATTACCGGCATCGCGGTACTGTGACGCTGGCTGCCGTGTGGTGGAGTGTAGGGCCACTAGGCCCCCGCTAGTGCGGGTACTACAGTGTAGGGCCACTAGGCCCCCGCTAGCGCGGGTACTACATCGGCTCGGCGGCCGCTATAAGCTTGACCAATCTGCTGACCCCGCGAAGGACCGCGAGACGCTGAACTAGAAGTTGGCAGTAAACTGGCAGTAAATTGTCAGTAAATTGGCAGCAAAGCGGTCCATAGGGCAAGAGCCCCACACTAGGCGGGGCTCTTCTTTTGCGTCTGTGACGCCTTTATCTTGGCTCCGCGACCTGGATTCGAACCAGGGACCATCCGATTAACAGTCGGACGCTCTACCGCTGAGCTATCGCGGAATACGCGCCTCCTAGAGGCGACGAGTAGTCTAGCAAAGCTCGGCGGACTCTGCAAGTCTTGGCGAGCCTAGGAGGCCAGAATAGCGTCGATACGCTCGATGATCTCTTCGCTCAACTCGAGCTCGGCCGCCGCCACGTTGTCCAGAAGCTGTTCGACCTTGGTCGCGCCGGTGATCACGCTCGATACGCCCTCGTGGCGCAGGACCCAGGCCAGGGCGAGCTGCGCGCGGGTGGCGCCGAGTTCGTCGGCGACCCCCTTGAGCTCGCGCACGCGGCGGGCGTTGTCCTCGTTCAGGTAGCGCTCGCCGAAGTTGGCGCTCCTGCCGAAGCGGCTGTCCTCGGGAACGCCCTCGTCGTACTTGCCGGTCAGCATGCCCATCGCCAGCGGGCTCCAGACGACCAGGCCGATGCCCTTCTGGCCCGTCACCGGTAGGATCTCCCCCTCGACGCGCTCGCGGTAGAGCATCGAGTACTGCGGCTGCTCGGTCACCGGCGCCACCAGGCCGTTCGCCTTGGCGTAGGTGTGGGCCTCGGCGATCTGCGCGCCCGACCACTCCGAGGTGCCCCAGTAGTGCGCCTGTCCCGAGCGGACCACGTCGGAAAAGGCCTCGATGATCTCCTCCAGCGGCGTTTCCGGGTCGTAGCGGTGGGCAAAGTAGATGTCCACGTAGTCGGTGTTCATGCGGGTCAGGGAATTATCGATGGACTCCATGATGTGCTTGCGGCTTAGGCCCCGGTCGTTGACGCCCTCCGACATCGGCCAGAAGACCTTGGTCGAGAGCACGAGCCCTTGCCGCTCAAAGCCCTCCAGGGCCTCGGCCATCATCGTTTCGGCTTTGCCCTTGGCGTAGATGTCGGCGTTGTCGAAGAAGTTGACGCCGTTTTCAATGGCCTTTTCGATGATCTCTCTGACGAGCTTTCTGTCCTGCACGCTGTCGCCGTAGGTGGTCCAGGCGCCCAGGCTGATGGTCGAAACTTTCATGCCGGAGTTGCCGAGTCTGCGATAGTTCATGGTGCCTCCAGAGGGAACCTTAACGCTCGAGCCTAAAAGCAAGCGTTGTACAGGCCACGCTTGGCGGGCGCTGGCTATAATGGCGCTATGAAACCTCTTTACGACGCTCCGCCCCAAGGCCTGGCCGAGCGCTTGGGCCAGCCCGGCGACTACCCCTACACCAGGGGCATCTACCAGGAGATGTACGCGGGCGGCCGCTTCTGGACGATGCGGCAGTACGCCGGTTTCGGCTCGGCCGAGGAGTCGAACGCGCGCTACCGCTACCTGTTGGAGCAGGGCCAGACGGGCCTATCGGTGGCCTTCGACCTGCCCACCCAGCTTGGCTTCGACCCGGACGACCCCTTCGCCCAGGGCGAAGTGGGCAAGGTCGGCGTGTCGATCGCCACCTTGGACGATATGAAGACGCTGCTGGGCGGCATCCCGCTGGATAAGGTCTCGACCTCGATGACCATCAACGCGCCCGCCATGATGCTCTTGGCGCTCTACCTTCTCGTCGCCGAGGAGCAGGGTGTAGACAGCAGCAAGCTCACCGGCACCGTGCAGAACGACATCCTAAAGGAGTATATCGCCCGCGGCACCTACATCTACCCGACCGAGGCCTCGATGCGGCTGGTCACCGATGTCTTTGCCTACTGCGCCGAGAAGGTGCCCGGCTGGAACACGATTTCGATCTCGGGCTACCACATCCGCGAGGCCGGGGCGACGGCGGCCCAGGAGATCGCCTTTACCCTGTCCAACGCCAAGGCCTACGTGCGCGCGGCGCTGTCGGCGGGACTCGAGCTCGACTCCTTCGCCCCCAGGCTGTCGTTCTTCTTCGCCTGCCACAACGACATCTTGGAAGAGGTCGCCAAGTTCCGCGCCGCCAGGCGCATGTGGGCGCGGATCATGCGCGACGAGTTCGCGGCCAAGAACCCCAAGTCGCTGAGCCTGCGCTTTCACACCCAGACGGGCGGCAGCACCCTGACCGCGCAGCAGCCCGAGAACAACATCGTCCGCACCGCCTACCAGGCCCTGGCGGCGGTCTTGGGCGGCACCCAGTCCCTGCACACCAACGCCAAGGACGAGGCGCTCGGCCTGCCCACCCCCGAGTCGGCTCGCACCGCCTTGCGCACCCAACAGATTCTAGCCTATGAGTCGGGCGTGACCGGGGCCATCGACCCACTGGCGGGCTCGTATTACCTCGAGCACCTTACCGACGCGCTGGACGGCGAGGCGAGCGAACTC
Coding sequences within it:
- a CDS encoding methylmalonyl-CoA mutase family protein produces the protein MKPLYDAPPQGLAERLGQPGDYPYTRGIYQEMYAGGRFWTMRQYAGFGSAEESNARYRYLLEQGQTGLSVAFDLPTQLGFDPDDPFAQGEVGKVGVSIATLDDMKTLLGGIPLDKVSTSMTINAPAMMLLALYLLVAEEQGVDSSKLTGTVQNDILKEYIARGTYIYPTEASMRLVTDVFAYCAEKVPGWNTISISGYHIREAGATAAQEIAFTLSNAKAYVRAALSAGLELDSFAPRLSFFFACHNDILEEVAKFRAARRMWARIMRDEFAAKNPKSLSLRFHTQTGGSTLTAQQPENNIVRTAYQALAAVLGGTQSLHTNAKDEALGLPTPESARTALRTQQILAYESGVTGAIDPLAGSYYLEHLTDALDGEASELMGKIEDLGGSVRAIEAGYIQEEIEEAAFRFQREIEKGERVVVGVNRFKQDREPAIPIQEIDPELEARRAAQLGAFRKGRDGGEVEAALARLRGAARGTENMFPLVLDAFRAKATLGEICGVLRREWGEYEG
- a CDS encoding aldo/keto reductase, which gives rise to MNYRRLGNSGMKVSTISLGAWTTYGDSVQDRKLVREIIEKAIENGVNFFDNADIYAKGKAETMMAEALEGFERQGLVLSTKVFWPMSEGVNDRGLSRKHIMESIDNSLTRMNTDYVDIYFAHRYDPETPLEEIIEAFSDVVRSGQAHYWGTSEWSGAQIAEAHTYAKANGLVAPVTEQPQYSMLYRERVEGEILPVTGQKGIGLVVWSPLAMGMLTGKYDEGVPEDSRFGRSANFGERYLNEDNARRVRELKGVADELGATRAQLALAWVLRHEGVSSVITGATKVEQLLDNVAAAELELSEEIIERIDAILAS